A genome region from Solirubrobacter pauli includes the following:
- a CDS encoding DNRLRE domain-containing protein produces the protein MRWLSSRWSVIAACAVLCVVPASASATEVPFEVTESCVMINYPPEPCDGETDPIVGMDDQGYRWHSLLKFDVSSIPSTADVNEATLRLYQSDESGGYPTAVDASAVASDWSSSGIYEFHWWTWTTPGGDFTAPSEEAVPNGVGQWTEIDVTDLVAGWVGGPADNYGVGLTMPGATVYEPYVVEFSDAELVVDYD, from the coding sequence GTGCGTTGGCTGTCGTCCAGATGGAGCGTCATCGCCGCGTGCGCGGTGCTGTGCGTGGTCCCGGCGAGCGCGAGTGCGACGGAGGTCCCGTTCGAGGTGACCGAGTCCTGCGTGATGATCAACTACCCGCCCGAGCCCTGCGACGGCGAGACCGACCCGATCGTCGGAATGGACGACCAGGGGTACCGGTGGCACTCGCTCCTGAAGTTCGACGTCAGCTCGATCCCCTCGACCGCCGACGTGAACGAGGCGACGCTCCGCCTCTACCAATCCGATGAGTCAGGCGGCTATCCCACGGCGGTGGACGCATCGGCGGTGGCCAGCGACTGGTCATCTTCCGGCATCTACGAGTTCCACTGGTGGACCTGGACCACGCCCGGCGGCGACTTCACGGCCCCGAGCGAGGAGGCCGTGCCGAACGGCGTCGGGCAGTGGACCGAGATCGACGTCACGGACCTCGTCGCCGGGTGGGTCGGCGGACCCGCGGACAACTACGGCGTCGGGCTGACGATGCCCGGGGCGACGGTGTACGAGCCGTACGTCGTCGAGTTCTCGGACGCCGAGCTCGTCGTCGACTACGACTGA
- a CDS encoding carboxymuconolactone decarboxylase family protein codes for MPTTLTARQPQPVFTVEGAMDALQTLSQSISRVKLPINREFVHLRASQINGCSVCVDMHAKALRKAGESEERVFAIGAWRDTPYFTPAERAALALTEALTRLADQTDAVPDELWEEVSQHLDEAQRAALALDIAQINVWNRLNVATRQIVGEQSW; via the coding sequence ATGCCGACCACCCTCACCGCCCGCCAACCGCAGCCCGTGTTCACCGTCGAGGGCGCGATGGACGCGCTGCAGACGCTCAGCCAGTCGATCAGCCGCGTGAAGCTGCCCATCAACCGCGAGTTCGTGCACCTGCGGGCGAGCCAGATCAACGGCTGCAGCGTATGCGTGGACATGCACGCGAAGGCGCTGCGCAAGGCGGGCGAGAGCGAGGAGCGCGTGTTCGCGATCGGCGCCTGGCGCGATACGCCCTACTTCACGCCGGCCGAGCGCGCGGCGCTCGCGCTCACCGAGGCCCTGACGCGGCTCGCCGACCAGACGGACGCGGTCCCGGACGAGCTCTGGGAGGAGGTCTCGCAGCATCTCGACGAGGCGCAGCGCGCCGCGCTGGCGCTCGACATCGCGCAGATCAACGTCTGGAACCGGCTGAACGTCGCGACGCGGCAGATCGTCGGCGAGCAGAGCTGGTAG
- a CDS encoding sigma-70 family RNA polymerase sigma factor gives MDDLEVFEQHRPHLHAVALRILGSAAEADDALQEAWIRASRAGLDGVENPGGWLTTIVSRVCLTLLDSQSRRREDDGHLPDMVVARVDEHAPDPEREALLADAVGSALTVVLDTLSPAERVAFVLHDLFGLPFDDVARVLDRSPDAVRQLASRARRRTRGSDPDTAGADRAVVDAFLAAARGGSFEDLLAVLDPGITLRADLGTGVLQVIHGARTVAESARAIGPTRALPEPVIVDGRVGVLVHAGGAPERIMRFTVREGRIAAIDVIAEPARVARLLGLRPAAG, from the coding sequence ATGGACGACCTCGAGGTCTTCGAGCAGCACCGGCCGCACCTGCACGCCGTGGCCCTGCGGATCCTCGGCTCGGCCGCGGAGGCCGACGACGCGCTGCAGGAGGCGTGGATCCGCGCGAGCCGCGCCGGTCTCGACGGCGTGGAGAACCCCGGCGGGTGGCTCACCACGATCGTCTCGCGCGTGTGCCTGACGCTGCTGGACAGCCAGTCGCGCCGGCGCGAGGACGACGGCCACCTGCCGGACATGGTCGTCGCGCGCGTCGACGAGCACGCACCCGACCCCGAGCGCGAGGCGTTGCTGGCCGACGCGGTCGGCAGCGCGCTGACGGTCGTCCTCGACACGCTCTCACCGGCCGAGCGCGTCGCGTTCGTGCTGCACGACCTGTTCGGGCTGCCGTTCGACGACGTCGCCCGCGTGCTCGACCGCTCGCCGGACGCCGTCCGCCAGCTCGCGAGCCGCGCGCGCCGCCGCACCCGCGGCAGCGATCCCGACACCGCCGGGGCCGACCGCGCGGTCGTCGACGCCTTCCTCGCCGCCGCGCGGGGCGGCTCGTTCGAGGACCTGCTGGCCGTGCTCGACCCGGGCATCACCCTGCGCGCCGACCTCGGCACCGGCGTCCTGCAGGTGATCCACGGCGCGCGGACGGTCGCCGAGAGCGCCCGCGCGATCGGCCCGACACGGGCGCTGCCGGAGCCCGTCATCGTCGACGGCCGCGTCGGCGTGCTCGTGCACGCCGGCGGCGCGCCGGAGCGGATCATGCGCTTCACGGTGCGCGAGGGCCGGATCGCGGCGATCGACGTCATCGCCGAGCCCGCGCGCGTGGCGCGCCTACTCGGCCTGCGGCCGGCGGCCGGGTAG
- a CDS encoding MDR family MFS transporter: MTDDTRLTPELLRLSGVLLLGAIAAILDTTIVAVAIDRLGAELDTTISTIQWVSTGYLLALTVAIPLTGWAVGRFGGRTMWLFSLTGFLGGSVLCGLAWSAESLIVFRVVQGLGGGMLVPLMQSILAQAAGPKRIGRAMGIVAIPAQLGPILGPVIGGLIVDGASWRWIFFVNVPVCLAALFLAWRWMPHDRAEDRRATRLDFAGLALLSPALAGIVFGLSRAGDAGGFGAAQVLIPLGLGLTLLAVFVVHALRTRAEPIIDVRLLRVRSFAAASGLMFALGGSLFGAMFLLPLFEQIARDRSALEAGLLLAPQGAGTMIALVVAGRLSDRVAPRGLVLTGLALGTLSTLPYALVTTGTSEVLLGAALFVRGVGLGLAIVPVMSSFYADVPRAAIPGATASMRIIQQIGGSLGTAVLAVILQHALADSTSATDAFGTTFWWTVGLAGAALVPALLLPGRRPQAE, from the coding sequence ATGACCGACGACACCCGCCTCACCCCGGAGCTGCTGCGCCTCTCCGGGGTCCTCCTGCTCGGCGCGATCGCCGCGATCCTCGACACGACCATCGTCGCCGTCGCGATCGACCGGCTCGGCGCGGAGCTCGACACCACGATCTCGACCATCCAGTGGGTCTCGACCGGCTACCTGCTCGCGCTGACGGTCGCGATCCCGCTCACGGGCTGGGCGGTCGGCCGCTTCGGCGGGCGCACCATGTGGCTGTTCTCGCTCACCGGGTTCCTCGGCGGCTCGGTGCTGTGCGGCCTGGCGTGGTCGGCGGAGAGCTTGATCGTGTTCCGCGTCGTGCAGGGCCTGGGCGGCGGGATGCTCGTGCCGCTGATGCAGTCGATCCTCGCGCAGGCCGCCGGTCCCAAGCGGATCGGCCGCGCGATGGGCATCGTCGCGATCCCGGCGCAGCTCGGCCCGATCCTCGGCCCGGTGATCGGCGGGCTGATCGTCGACGGCGCGAGCTGGCGCTGGATCTTCTTCGTCAACGTCCCGGTCTGCCTCGCCGCGCTCTTCCTCGCCTGGCGCTGGATGCCACACGACCGCGCCGAGGACCGCCGCGCGACCCGCCTCGACTTCGCGGGGCTGGCGTTGCTGTCGCCCGCCTTGGCCGGGATCGTCTTCGGCCTTTCGCGGGCGGGGGACGCCGGCGGCTTCGGCGCGGCGCAGGTGCTGATCCCGCTCGGCCTCGGGCTGACGTTGCTCGCGGTGTTCGTCGTCCACGCGCTGCGCACCCGCGCGGAGCCGATCATCGACGTCCGGCTGCTGCGCGTCCGCTCGTTCGCCGCCGCGAGTGGCCTGATGTTCGCGCTCGGCGGCTCGCTGTTCGGTGCGATGTTCCTGCTGCCGCTGTTCGAGCAGATCGCCCGCGACCGCAGCGCGCTGGAGGCGGGCCTGCTGCTCGCGCCGCAGGGCGCCGGCACGATGATCGCGCTGGTCGTCGCCGGGCGCCTGAGCGACCGCGTCGCGCCCCGCGGGCTCGTCCTGACGGGGCTCGCGCTCGGCACGCTCTCGACGCTGCCCTACGCGCTGGTCACCACGGGGACGAGCGAGGTGCTGCTCGGCGCGGCGCTGTTCGTCCGCGGCGTCGGCCTCGGCCTGGCGATCGTGCCGGTGATGTCCTCCTTCTACGCCGACGTGCCGCGCGCCGCGATCCCCGGCGCGACCGCGTCGATGCGGATCATCCAGCAGATCGGCGGCTCGCTCGGCACCGCCGTGCTCGCGGTCATCCTCCAGCACGCGCTCGCCGACTCCACGTCCGCGACGGACGCGTTCGGCACCACGTTCTGGTGGACGGTCGGCCTCGCCGGCGCCGCCCTCGTCCCCGCCCTGCTCCTACCCGGCCGCCGGCCGCAGGCCGAGTAG
- a CDS encoding TetR/AcrR family transcriptional regulator yields MPPQRPVLTRDAIVAKAVEVADAEGLDAVSIRRLAAELPARPMSLYNHIGDKTELVGLMLDRIVDEGLIGDALSSDWREALRQIARAARESAERHPWLTAGLGGAGSRRESFRRHHEESMRALAGLRGSDADKHRLLAAVDSYTFGHVALTSARQTVANDDLPIPADTFDVGLEWLLAGAAARFEP; encoded by the coding sequence ATGCCGCCCCAGCGCCCAGTGCTCACGCGTGACGCGATCGTCGCCAAGGCGGTCGAGGTCGCGGACGCCGAGGGCCTCGACGCGGTCTCGATCCGGCGGCTGGCCGCGGAGCTGCCCGCGCGGCCGATGAGCCTCTACAACCACATCGGCGACAAGACCGAGCTCGTCGGCCTGATGCTCGACCGGATCGTCGACGAGGGCCTGATCGGCGACGCGCTGTCCTCCGACTGGCGCGAGGCGCTGCGTCAGATCGCCCGCGCCGCCCGCGAGTCCGCCGAGCGGCACCCGTGGCTCACGGCCGGCCTCGGCGGCGCCGGCTCACGGCGCGAGAGCTTCCGGCGCCATCACGAGGAGTCGATGCGCGCGCTGGCCGGGCTCCGCGGCAGCGATGCCGACAAGCATCGCCTGCTCGCGGCGGTCGACTCCTACACGTTCGGGCACGTCGCGCTGACGTCGGCCCGTCAGACGGTCGCGAACGACGACCTGCCGATCCCGGCGGACACGTTCGACGTCGGCCTGGAATGGCTGCTGGCGGGCGCGGCCGCGCGCTTCGAGCCCTGA
- a CDS encoding EamA family transporter, protein MDTIPATALVLLGIVSVQLGSAVAKQLFDEVGSFGTVALRLFFAAAVLTALWRPALTLDRRAWTAVVSYGVVLGLMNLCFYLSLARIPLGIAVTIEFLGPLAVAVGGSRRALDVVWALLAAGGVVLLMEGDGDLDLLGVLLALAAGAFWGLYILVGAALGRHTTEGNGLALGMVVAALIAVPAGVADSGTALLQPWVLAAGFGVALLSSVVPYTLDLEALRRLPPRVFGILMSLEPAMACLIGLVVLGESLGGVQWLAVLCVVVASAGATRGADP, encoded by the coding sequence TTGGACACGATCCCGGCGACCGCACTGGTGCTGCTCGGCATCGTCAGCGTCCAGCTGGGCTCGGCGGTGGCGAAGCAGCTCTTCGACGAGGTGGGCAGCTTCGGGACCGTCGCGCTGCGGCTGTTCTTCGCCGCGGCGGTGCTGACCGCCCTGTGGCGACCGGCGCTGACGCTGGACCGGCGCGCGTGGACGGCCGTCGTCAGCTACGGCGTCGTCCTCGGGCTGATGAACCTGTGCTTCTACCTGTCGCTGGCGCGGATCCCGCTGGGCATCGCGGTGACGATCGAGTTCCTCGGGCCGCTCGCCGTCGCCGTCGGCGGGTCACGGCGCGCGCTGGACGTGGTGTGGGCGCTGCTGGCCGCCGGCGGCGTGGTGCTGCTGATGGAGGGCGACGGTGATCTCGACCTGCTCGGCGTGCTGCTCGCGCTCGCGGCCGGCGCGTTCTGGGGCCTCTACATCCTCGTCGGCGCGGCGCTCGGGCGGCACACGACGGAGGGCAACGGCCTCGCGCTCGGGATGGTCGTCGCGGCGCTCATCGCCGTGCCCGCCGGGGTCGCCGACAGCGGCACGGCCCTGCTGCAGCCGTGGGTGCTGGCGGCGGGCTTCGGCGTCGCGCTGCTGTCGTCGGTAGTCCCGTACACGCTGGACCTCGAGGCGCTGCGCCGGCTCCCGCCGCGCGTGTTCGGGATCCTGATGAGCCTCGAGCCGGCGATGGCGTGCCTGATCGGCCTGGTCGTGCTCGGCGAGTCGCTCGGCGGCGTCCAGTGGCTCGCGGTGCTGTGCGTCGTCGTCGCGTCGGCCGGGGCCACCCGGGGCGCGGACCCGTAG
- a CDS encoding ABC transporter substrate-binding protein, with translation MTERSNATGGTRVTRIGALVPLTEPGWVDAGRHLLAGLQLAATERGVELVVRDTAADPAKAAAAVEELAELGVAAVVGEYHSVVARTAAATADALGLPFLCSSAVLDALTEEPTEVVARIAPPQSRGWSLYADFLKDAGHSRIAVVKQPSVYWAAGTRILREHLDVVELQPDDVTDGLAESEATALLLLVGAPEPSTSIVAAVRRDPRLEHVLIGAPAGQPEFADWTGIPFLRYLPDQLTPLGVRVEAALRDALGDAPSFVAFEGYDTILALGAPWADVDVEGTRGRITFSRVPGVSVWQWAWPPIQVVDRDPANPDAFRVRYSASISGTPNTRRTPESSPSSSPGSSSSSA, from the coding sequence ATGACCGAGCGAAGTAACGCTACCGGCGGCACCCGGGTAACGCGGATCGGCGCGCTCGTGCCGCTGACGGAGCCGGGGTGGGTCGACGCCGGCCGGCATCTGCTGGCCGGCCTGCAGCTCGCCGCGACCGAGCGCGGTGTCGAGCTCGTGGTCCGCGACACCGCGGCCGATCCGGCGAAGGCGGCTGCAGCCGTCGAAGAGCTGGCCGAGCTGGGCGTGGCCGCGGTGGTCGGGGAGTACCACAGCGTGGTCGCCCGGACCGCCGCGGCGACGGCCGATGCGCTCGGCTTGCCGTTCCTGTGCTCGTCGGCGGTACTCGACGCGCTGACGGAGGAGCCGACGGAGGTCGTGGCGCGGATCGCCCCGCCGCAGTCGCGCGGCTGGTCGCTCTACGCCGACTTCCTCAAGGACGCCGGGCACAGCCGGATCGCCGTCGTCAAGCAGCCGAGCGTGTACTGGGCGGCCGGGACGCGCATCCTGCGCGAGCACCTGGACGTGGTCGAGCTCCAGCCCGACGACGTCACCGACGGACTCGCGGAGAGCGAAGCCACGGCGCTGCTGCTGCTCGTCGGCGCGCCCGAGCCGTCGACGTCGATCGTCGCCGCCGTCCGCCGCGACCCGCGCCTGGAGCACGTCCTGATCGGCGCGCCCGCCGGGCAACCCGAGTTCGCGGACTGGACCGGCATCCCGTTCCTGCGGTACCTGCCCGACCAGCTCACGCCGCTCGGCGTGCGCGTCGAGGCGGCGCTCCGCGACGCGCTCGGCGACGCTCCCTCTTTCGTCGCCTTCGAGGGCTACGACACGATCCTCGCGCTCGGCGCGCCGTGGGCGGACGTGGACGTCGAGGGAACGCGCGGTCGCATCACCTTCTCGCGCGTGCCGGGCGTCAGCGTCTGGCAGTGGGCGTGGCCGCCGATCCAGGTGGTCGACCGCGACCCGGCGAACCCGGACGCGTTCCGCGTGCGCTACAGCGCGTCGATCAGCGGGACGCCGAACACGCGCCGGACGCCGGAGTCCTCCCCGAGCTCGAGCCCGGGCTCCTCGAGCAGCTCGGCGTAG
- a CDS encoding VOC family protein, producing the protein MPDERVNVRYMVDDVETALAFYVQHFGFTESLNAAPAFADVVRGHLRLLLSGPTSSAGRPMPDGRTPAPGGWNRLHFIVEDLAAEVDRLRAAGVHFRNDIVRGPGGQQILLEDPSGNPIELFQPAAR; encoded by the coding sequence GTGCCCGATGAGCGCGTGAACGTCCGCTACATGGTCGACGACGTCGAGACGGCCCTGGCCTTCTACGTCCAGCACTTCGGCTTCACGGAGAGCCTCAACGCCGCACCGGCGTTCGCCGACGTCGTCCGAGGCCACCTGAGGCTGCTGCTCAGCGGCCCCACCAGCTCGGCCGGCCGCCCGATGCCCGACGGCCGCACCCCGGCCCCCGGCGGCTGGAACCGCCTCCACTTCATCGTCGAGGACCTCGCGGCCGAGGTCGACCGCCTGCGCGCCGCGGGCGTGCACTTCCGCAACGACATCGTGCGTGGCCCCGGCGGCCAGCAGATCCTGCTCGAGGATCCGTCGGGCAACCCGATCGAGCTCTTCCAGCCGGCAGCCCGATAG
- a CDS encoding low molecular weight phosphatase family protein, protein MSHVLFVCLHNAGRSQMSQALFERAAQGRHTAESAGSVADPGGHVHPEVVTAMEELGVDLSGRRPQRLTHELAERADLVVTMGCGDTCPYIPGKRYLDWDLPDPKGRPVDEVRATRDEIQQRVAALLAELDGALSP, encoded by the coding sequence ATGAGCCACGTCCTGTTCGTCTGCCTGCACAACGCCGGCCGCTCTCAGATGAGCCAGGCGCTGTTCGAGCGCGCCGCCCAAGGCCGGCACACCGCGGAGTCGGCGGGCAGCGTCGCGGACCCTGGCGGCCACGTGCACCCCGAGGTGGTCACGGCGATGGAGGAGCTCGGCGTCGATCTGTCAGGCCGACGCCCGCAGCGGCTCACGCACGAGCTGGCCGAGCGCGCCGACCTCGTGGTGACGATGGGCTGTGGGGACACGTGCCCGTACATCCCGGGCAAGCGCTACCTCGACTGGGACCTCCCGGACCCGAAGGGGCGCCCGGTGGACGAGGTGCGCGCGACGCGCGACGAGATCCAGCAGCGCGTCGCGGCGCTGCTCGCCGAGCTTGACGGGGCGCTCTCGCCTTGA
- the arsB gene encoding ACR3 family arsenite efflux transporter has translation MNATATSASTRDPVVARLSTLDRFLPLWIALAMAAGLALGSLIPGFDDALDRLRVGTVSLPIALGLLLMMYPVLARVRYEEIGSLRGERKLMISSLVLNWIVGPLLMFAVAWLFLADQPEYRTGLIVVGLARCIAMVLIWTDLACADREATALLVAINSLFQIAAYSVLGWFYLSGLPSWIGLDTQGFEVSMWEVARTVLIFLGIPLLAGYLTRVVGLRRRGADWYERAFLPRIGPVALYGLLFTIVMLFAIQGDAITDQPFDVVRIAIPLLVYFAAMFALSFLTGVWLGLGYPKTSTLAFTAASNNFELAIAVAIGVWGASSGQALAGVVGPLIEVPVLVALVYVALWLRTRSFPSIPEPVR, from the coding sequence GTGAACGCCACCGCCACCTCCGCATCGACCCGCGACCCAGTCGTCGCCAGGCTCTCGACCCTCGACCGGTTCCTGCCGCTGTGGATCGCGCTCGCGATGGCCGCCGGCCTCGCGCTGGGATCGCTGATCCCGGGGTTCGACGACGCCCTCGACCGCCTGCGGGTCGGCACGGTGTCGCTGCCGATCGCGCTCGGGCTGCTGCTGATGATGTACCCGGTGCTCGCGCGGGTGCGTTACGAGGAGATCGGCAGCCTGCGCGGCGAGCGGAAGCTGATGATCAGCTCGCTCGTGCTGAACTGGATCGTCGGGCCGCTGTTGATGTTCGCCGTCGCGTGGCTGTTCCTCGCCGATCAGCCCGAGTACCGGACCGGGCTGATCGTCGTCGGCCTCGCGCGCTGCATCGCCATGGTGCTGATCTGGACCGACCTCGCCTGCGCCGACCGCGAGGCCACCGCGCTGCTGGTCGCCATCAACTCGCTGTTCCAGATCGCGGCGTACTCGGTCCTCGGCTGGTTCTACCTGTCGGGCCTCCCGAGCTGGATCGGCCTGGACACCCAGGGCTTCGAGGTCTCGATGTGGGAGGTCGCGCGCACCGTGCTGATCTTCCTCGGCATCCCGCTGCTCGCCGGCTACCTGACCCGCGTCGTCGGGCTGCGGCGCCGCGGCGCCGACTGGTACGAGCGCGCCTTCCTCCCGCGGATCGGACCCGTCGCGCTGTACGGCCTGCTGTTCACGATCGTGATGCTCTTCGCCATCCAGGGCGACGCCATCACCGACCAGCCGTTTGACGTCGTCCGCATCGCGATCCCGCTGCTCGTCTACTTCGCCGCCATGTTCGCCCTCTCGTTCCTCACCGGCGTCTGGCTCGGCCTGGGCTACCCGAAGACGTCCACGCTCGCGTTCACCGCCGCGTCCAACAACTTCGAGCTCGCGATCGCCGTCGCCATCGGCGTCTGGGGCGCCAGCTCGGGCCAGGCCCTCGCCGGCGTCGTCGGCCCCCTCATCGAGGTGCCGGTCCTGGTCGCGCTCGTCTACGTCGCCCTCTGGCTTCGCACCCGCTCCTTCCCCTCGATCCCGGAGCCCGTCCGATGA
- a CDS encoding ArsR/SmtB family transcription factor — protein sequence MAVDLELAPKTKRPAGEPCCEPVVYPDVDRDQAVRMAEIAKALGDPIRLQLVDVLRKHAGKVCVCELVPLFDVSQPTLSHHLKKLRDAGIVDSERRGLWAYYYVLPDALQELTAWLS from the coding sequence ATGGCCGTCGATCTGGAACTCGCACCCAAGACCAAGCGCCCCGCCGGCGAGCCGTGCTGTGAGCCGGTCGTCTATCCCGACGTCGATCGCGACCAGGCCGTGCGCATGGCCGAGATCGCCAAGGCCCTCGGTGACCCCATCCGCCTGCAGCTCGTCGACGTGCTGCGCAAGCACGCCGGCAAGGTCTGCGTCTGCGAGCTGGTCCCGCTGTTCGACGTCTCCCAGCCCACGCTCTCGCATCACCTCAAGAAGCTCCGCGACGCCGGCATCGTCGACTCGGAGCGCCGCGGCCTGTGGGCCTACTACTACGTCCTCCCCGACGCACTCCAGGAGCTGACCGCATGGCTGAGCTGA
- the arsM gene encoding arsenite methyltransferase: protein MAELTEETTAASCCSSSVQETCCEPSEKAACCETSGAGGTCGCAAGKTADADELRETVRARYAAAAVATTSESGSGCCGPDAGLITDEQADLFGRGLYADGEQGQLPEEALIASLGCGNPTAMAELRDGMTVLDLGSGGGIDVLLSARRVAPTGTAYGLDMTDEMLALARANQAKAGITNVHWLKGQIEAIPLPAESVDVVLSNCVINLSTDKPTVLREAARVLKPGGTFAVSDVIADPDMDAATREDMQQYVGCIAGALTHDQFVQYLADAGLTDVEITATHRVHAHAASAIIRARKPE from the coding sequence ATGGCTGAGCTGACCGAAGAGACCACCGCTGCATCCTGCTGCTCGTCCAGCGTGCAGGAGACGTGTTGCGAGCCGTCCGAGAAGGCCGCCTGTTGCGAGACCAGCGGGGCCGGCGGCACGTGCGGCTGCGCGGCCGGCAAGACCGCCGACGCGGACGAGCTGCGCGAGACCGTCCGCGCCCGCTACGCCGCCGCCGCGGTCGCCACCACCAGCGAGTCCGGCAGCGGCTGCTGCGGCCCCGACGCCGGGCTCATCACGGACGAGCAGGCCGACCTGTTCGGCCGTGGCCTCTACGCCGACGGCGAGCAGGGCCAGCTCCCCGAGGAGGCGCTGATCGCGTCACTCGGCTGCGGCAACCCGACCGCGATGGCCGAGCTGCGCGACGGCATGACCGTGCTCGACCTCGGCTCGGGCGGCGGGATCGACGTGCTGCTCTCCGCGCGGCGGGTCGCGCCCACCGGCACCGCCTACGGCCTGGACATGACCGACGAGATGCTCGCCCTCGCCCGCGCCAACCAGGCCAAGGCCGGGATCACCAACGTCCACTGGCTCAAGGGCCAGATCGAGGCGATCCCGCTCCCGGCCGAGAGCGTCGACGTCGTGCTGTCGAACTGCGTCATCAACCTCTCCACCGACAAGCCGACCGTCCTCCGCGAGGCCGCCCGCGTCCTCAAGCCCGGCGGTACCTTCGCCGTCTCCGACGTGATCGCCGACCCGGACATGGACGCCGCCACCCGCGAGGACATGCAGCAGTACGTCGGCTGCATCGCCGGAGCGCTCACCCACGACCAGTTCGTCCAGTACCTCGCCGACGCGGGCCTCACCGACGTCGAGATCACCGCGACCCACCGCGTTCACGCGCACGCGGCGTCGGCGATCATCCGCGCTCGCAAGCCCGAATGA
- a CDS encoding arsinothricin resistance N-acetyltransferase ArsN1 family A, giving the protein MSDVELRAGRADDVAAVTAIYNAGIADRVATFETRPRDPHELRGWATDGQPFIVAEQDGRVLGFARAGAYSDRCVYEGIGEHAVYVSPDARGQGLGRQLLDELCAEAERHGLYKLTSRIFTDNHASLAAHDAAGFDRAGIQRRHGKLDGQWKDCVLVEKLIGEAAHD; this is encoded by the coding sequence ATGAGCGACGTCGAGCTCCGCGCGGGTCGCGCCGACGATGTGGCCGCCGTCACAGCCATCTACAACGCCGGCATCGCCGACCGCGTCGCCACCTTCGAGACCCGGCCACGCGATCCGCACGAGCTCCGCGGCTGGGCGACCGACGGGCAGCCCTTCATCGTCGCCGAGCAGGACGGACGCGTCCTCGGCTTCGCCCGCGCGGGGGCGTACTCCGATCGCTGCGTCTACGAAGGCATCGGCGAACACGCCGTCTACGTCAGCCCCGACGCCCGCGGCCAAGGGCTCGGCCGACAGCTTCTCGACGAGCTCTGCGCCGAAGCCGAGCGCCACGGCCTCTACAAGCTCACCAGCCGCATCTTCACCGACAACCACGCCAGCCTCGCCGCCCACGACGCCGCCGGCTTCGACCGAGCCGGCATCCAACGCCGTCACGGCAAGCTCGACGGCCAATGGAAGGACTGCGTCCTCGTCGAGAAGCTCATCGGCGAGGCCGCACACGACTGA